The segment TAATAATTCCGGACTCTGCTAACATTTCCATCGCTAAATGGCTTTCACGATAGCTGATTCCACCGTTTACTGGTGTTCCCACGCCAGGTGCGTGAATTGGATCAAGTCCATCTAAATCTAGTGACAAATGAACTCCGTCGGTACGTTCTTTTAAGTATGAAATAGCTTCTTCCATGACATAGGTCATACCTAAGCGATCAATTTCATGCATCGTGTAAACTTTAATGCCTTTTTCTTTAATTAGTTCTTTTTCTCCTTCATCTAAAGCACGTGCCCCGATAATAACAATATTTTCAGGCTTCACTTTCGGGGAATACCCATGTAAATCAGTTAACGTTGGATGGCCAATTCCTAAACTAACCGCTAGAGGCATTCCGTGAATGTTCCCAGATGGAGATGTTTCCGCTGTATTTAAATCCCCGTGCGCATCATACCAAATGACTCCAAGATTATGGTAATGCTTTGCAATTCCTGCTAATGAACCAATCGCGATACTATGATCTCCTCCTAAAATCAGTGGAAATGCGCCGCCTTGTACCACTTCATCTACTTTTGCTGCTAAGCGTTCATTCCCTTCTGCAACCGCTTTCAAATTGCGTAAATTTGTTTCTCCTGTATGTACACGTTCAGCACGTCCAATTTCAATATCACCAAGATCTTCAACTTCGTAACCAATGTTCTCTAAACGCTCAATCACTCCTGCGTACCGAATCGCACTCGGTCCCATATCTACCCCTCGTCGCATTTGACCAAGATCCATAGGTACACCAATGATGGAAATTTTCTTCATGACTATCATTCCTCCCTGCCATTATTACTTTCATTGTATCTTGTAAACATAAGATGACTCAACTCGACAAAATTATGAATATATATACGATTACAAACGTTCAGAAAAGGAATAATAATGAAAAGAAATGAAAAAACGCACTAGAAAACTAGTGCGCACAATTAAAATTGTTCTTTAAGGTTACGAATGAAAAAGAAAGCCCCAATACCAAACAGATAAATTACCACTTCAGCTACCCATATATTCGTTATAACGCCTACTTGATATAAAGCTGGTACCACATCTAAATAGAGCGTGTAAAAGAACCGCATATAACACATACACAAACCGTTTATTGTGTATTCCAAGGAGTACAAGAAGGGATAACGCAATATGAACCGTAATGGCCGCTACACGCTCGAAACCAGCTAAAAGAAACTCACCAAACGTTGCACCTAATAGTTGCTCTTTTATTAAATTTGCTTGCTCCGCTGGCAAGTTCAGAGCAATCGTTTGATCAAATGCACCGGAATTGATCATAAAAGCAATAACAATCGCATTGACAGCAGCTAATCCCCCAATAAGAACCGCTTCAATCCCTCCATGACCTAATCCAAAAGATAACCCGTCTTTGTATTCACGGTGTTTTTTTAACAACCACTTAAAACCAAAATAACGTCCGAATTCCTCAAAGATACCAGCTGCTAAAACAGCATATAAAACAAATAAATACGTACTATCCGACCATTTTAACGAAAGACCTGACGGTTCGATCATTACGACATGTAAAATTTTCTCAAATACTTGAGCAAATAGAATAAACACTAAAACCCCAATACCAAACGGTTTCCATGAAAAAAGACCTTTTTTACGAAGAAAAATAATTAACCCAATGGGAAACAATATAGAAATAGATAACTGGATGACCATCCCTGTAATGGATAACGAACTGACCATTTTAATAAAACCTCCTTTTTAGCCACAAATTAAACCTGTTCCGCGCAAAAAACGACCCTACATTATATTCTTTTTGCTTTTAGTAAATACCTTTATTTTTAATTGGTTGCTATAATATTTGAAATTATTTAGAGTTGTCCCCCGATATAAAGAAAGCTTATCAAGTGAAAGAGTCTTTAAAAAATGGATGAC is part of the Bacillus sp. (in: firmicutes) genome and harbors:
- the rocF gene encoding arginase, with translation MKKISIIGVPMDLGQMRRGVDMGPSAIRYAGVIERLENIGYEVEDLGDIEIGRAERVHTGETNLRNLKAVAEGNERLAAKVDEVVQGGAFPLILGGDHSIAIGSLAGIAKHYHNLGVIWYDAHGDLNTAETSPSGNIHGMPLAVSLGIGHPTLTDLHGYSPKVKPENIVIIGARALDEGEKELIKEKGIKVYTMHEIDRLGMTYVMEEAISYLKERTDGVHLSLDLDGLDPIHAPGVGTPVNGGISYRESHLAMEMLAESGIITSAEFVEVNPILDEKNKTASVAVALMGSLFGEKLL